TGCCGTACGATGCGCCAGCGCTCCATGCGCGGTTGTTCGCGAACTGGCCAGCGTCGTTGCTGAAGCCGTACATGCCGCCGAACTTGAAGCCCTGGTAGTTGACGCTCTGGTACTTGACCGCGTTCTTGATCGAGAACGAGTGGTCGAGGTTGTCGTTGTCGAACGGGTGAGCGGCGAGGTTGTTGCCGTAGCCCGAGCCCGTTTCCGACAGCGGAGCGAGGTAGTCGACCATCGAGTCATACTGGCGGCCGAGCGTCAGCGTACCGAAGCGGTCGCTCTGCAGACCGACGAACGCCTGACGGTTGAACATCGTGCCGCTCTCGGTGTCCTTGCCGTTGTTCAGGTTGAAGCCGTTTTCCAACGTGAAGATCGCATGCAGACCGCCGCCCAGGTCTTCGCTGCCCTTCAGGCCGAAGTACGTGTCGCCGACGGTGCCGCTACCCTGGTTCCATGCGGCGTGGCCGCCTGCATTGTTCGCGTAGACGATACCCGCATCCAGTGCGCCGTAGAGAGTAACGCTGCTTTGTGCGTGAGCGGAGGCTGCGAATGCGCCGAGGACGCCCGCGATAATCAAAGTATTCTTCATGACTTTCCTTATGACATTCAGACCGCGCTGACGCGGCTCCGGGTATTGGAGCCACACCGGCAATCCCGGGCGAAGTCTACGTGTCAAAGGCTTTAAATCGCCTTGGCAAACGCTGTAACAGATATTTGCTAAATCTGGAAATATCGAAAGAAAATCCCATAAGTGCTTGTCACACATGGGAAATACGGAGTAACGCACAGATCGATCGGAATAGACTGTGTGGCAATCACGCGACGCCCAGATCACACAGGAATTCGATTATTGTGGAAATCGGCTTAATTGACGGTTATTCCCCGTAATTAAAATTTCCATGATTGACGAAACTTTATCACGACATTACCGGTCTCATCGCGCGCGTGCATTATTGCTATACACGGCGATTATTATTGCGTGAAATCGCGATTATCAAACACGGGGTTTTCGGCCTCTTCTGTCGTGCCCGTCGTCGCCCTTGGGCGGCACGCGCGCGGGCGCGAGTGCGCGCATCCGTTAAAATCCCGGAACGCTCGCGCGCATAGCGCGTGCACCACCCGCATCGACGCCACTTCTACCGAACGGCCGCGTCGCCCTCACCCGTCCGGCGCGAGACCCCGTCATGACAAACAAAGCCACTGCAACACCCTTTAGCGAGCTGCCGCTCGCGCCCGCCATGCTCGCCAACCTCACGCGCCTCGGCTACGTCGACATGACGCCGATCCAGGCGGCGAGCCTGCCCATTGCTTTCGCGGGCCACGACCTGATCGCCCAGGCCAAGACCGGCAGCGGCAAGACGGCTGCCTTCACGCTCGCGCTGCTCTCGCGTCTCGACGCGCGCCGCCAGGACGTGCAGGCCATGATCCTCTGCCCCACGCGCGAGCTGGCCGACCAGGTCACGCAGGAGATCCGCCGCCTCGCACGCGCCGAAGAGAACATCAAGGTGCTCACACTGTGCGGCGGCACGCCCATGCGTCCACAGGCGGCGAGCCTCGAACACGGCGCACACATCGTCGTGGGCACGCCGGGCCGCATCATGGACCATCTGGAGCGCGGCAACCTCGCGCTCGGCGCTCTCAATACGCTCGTGCTCGACGAAGCCGACCGCATGCTCGACATGGGCTTCTTCGACGACATCGCCACCGTGGCGCGCCAATGCCCGAAAGAGCGCCAAACGCTGCTCTTTTCGGCGACCTACCCCGAAGGCATCACGAAGCTGAGTCAGCAATTCCTTCGCAATCCGAAGGAAGTCAAGCTGGAAGAACAGCACGACGACAGCAAGATCCGCCAGCGCTTCTATGAAGTCACGGAAGACGAGCGCCTGCACGCCGTGGGCATGCTGCTCAATCACTACCGCCCCGTGAGCACGCTCGCGTTCTGCAACACGAAGCAGCAATGCCGCGATCTGCTCGACGTGCTGCGCGCACAGGGCTTTCATGCGCTCGCGCTGCACGGCGAGCTCGACCAGCGCGAGCGCGACCAGGTGCTGATCCAGTTCGCCAACCGCAGCTGCTCGGTGCTCGTGGCGACCGACGTGGCCGCTCGCGGCCTCGACATCGCGCAACTCGAAGCCGTGATCAACGTGGACGTGACGCCGGACCCCGAGGTGTACGTGCACCGCATCGGCCGCACGGGCCGCGCCGACCAGGACGGCTGGGCGCTCAGCCTCGCGAGCATGGACGAGATGGGCCGCGTGGGCGGCATCGAGCAGGCGCTCAAGCGCGAAGTCGAGTGGAGCCCCATCGCAACGCTCAAGCCCGCCAGCAACGAGCCGCTTTTGCCGCCGATGGAAACGCTGCAGATCCTGGGCGGGCGCAAGGAAAAGATCCGTCCCGGCGACGTGCTGGGCGCGCTCACTGGCGAAGCGGGCTTCAGCGGCGCGCAGATCGGCAAGATCAACGTGACCGATTTTTCGACCTACGTGGCCGTGGAGCGCAGCATCGCGCGCGACGCGCTGCGCAAGCTCAACGCGGGCAAGGTCAAGGGCAAGAAGGTCAAGGCCCGCATGATGGACGAATGAACTGACGAATCATCCGCGCCAGGTGCGCGCGCTGCTTGCGCAAGCGCGCTGCATCGCGCCTCAGTTACCCCGCGTTCAACCGGATCAGGAAAGCCATGAAACAAACGCTCAGAATCGATTTCGTCTCCGACATCGCATGCCCGTGGTGCGCAATCGGCCTCTCGTCGCTGAATCTCGCGCTCGAGCGTCTGCGTGACAGCGTCGATGCGCAGATCGTCGTGCATCCGTTCGAATTGAATCCGCAAATGGGCCCCGGCGGCGAATCCGTGGTCGAGTATCTCGGCAAAAAATACAACCGCACGCCCGGGCAGATCGCCGAGACGCAGGCCATGATCCGTGAGCGCGGCGCGAGCGTCGGCTTCGCGTTCGGGCCGCGTGAGCACATCTACAACACGTTCGACGCGCATCGCCTGCTGCACTGGGCCGGCATCGAAGGCAAGCAACTGGCGCTCAAGCTCGCGCTGTTGCGCGCGTATCACGGAGAGGGCAAGGACACGAGCGACCACGCGGTGCTCGTCGCGGCGGCGCAGTCCGTGGGGCTCGATGCGGATCAAGCGCGCGAAGTGCTCGCGAGCGGCCAGTATGCCGACGAGGTGCGCGCCGAAGAACACGAATACCAGGCGGCGGGCATCCAGTCGGTGCCGGCAATCATCTTCAACCAGCAGTATCTGATCAGCGGCGGCCAGCCCGTCGAAACCTTCGAGCAAGCCATCCAGCAGATCCTGGAAGAGAGCGCGAAGACAAGCGCCAAGGCCTGAAGCCCCCGTGCGGCGCGGCCTCGCGCCCGCGAGAGCCGCGCTTTCGCGGACCGGCGCGCCGTCGTTCAGGCGCCAGGCAAACCGCCGATGCCGGCCGCCCCCTCGCGGGCGTGTAAACTAGGGGGTTTTTGCCCAGGTGAAAAAGTGCTAGCCCCGCAACGCCTCGCGTTGAGCGGCCCGACGCTCGTTCGCTTACTTGCCCGCTTCGGCGACGCCGAAGTGCCCGAATCCCGGCAATCGATCTCGGACCATCTGAGCCAGTGGCTCGGCTGGACGAACGCGATCGCGCTTTCGACGGCGCTGAGCGTTCAAACGCCGGGCGGCGAGCCAGCAACGCGCGTAGGCGTCAGCGCCGAACAAAGCCAGTGCGAGCGCGTGCGCGCGGCGCTGAGAAAAGCCATTTCGGGTGAAAGCGCGCCCGCGAGGCGCGATGGACGCCGCACGCAGGCCGCCAGCCAGCCAGCCGATGTGGAACCCGATTTCGCGGATTTCCGCCAACGCTACCTGGCCCTGCAGCAGGCGATGGAGACTGACATCGCCACGCTGCGCGCCCGTTTGCGCGCCGCGCTGGCTACCCGCGCGCCTGCGCTCGCGCGCCTCGCGACCGTGGATGCCGTGATGGAACAGGCGCTCGGCGCGCGCGAGCGCAGCCTGCTCGCCGGCGTGCCCGCGCTGCTCGGCGCGCATTTCGAGCGGCAGCGCGCGGCGGCGGCCGCCGCGCAATCCGACGGCGGGTCTGCCGCAGAAAGCGCCGCGCCGCACGCCTGGGTCGCCGGCTTTCGCAAAGATATGCAGAGCGTGTTGCTCGCCGAACTTGAGATTCGGTTTCAACCGGTGGAGGGGCTGCTTGCCGCCCTTCGCACCAGCTAACCCAAACGCTATGTCCCGCGCTATGTCCCGATTTCGCATTGAACCTGTTGTCTTCATCGTGGGTCTTGCCGCCGTGTGCTGGATCGGCGCCGGCTACGCGCTCACCAACCCGCTCGCGAGCGCCGTCACGCTGCTGATCGGCGTGTGCTATGT
The nucleotide sequence above comes from Paraburkholderia flagellata. Encoded proteins:
- a CDS encoding DUF3348 domain-containing protein translates to MPAAPSRACKLGGFCPGEKVLAPQRLALSGPTLVRLLARFGDAEVPESRQSISDHLSQWLGWTNAIALSTALSVQTPGGEPATRVGVSAEQSQCERVRAALRKAISGESAPARRDGRRTQAASQPADVEPDFADFRQRYLALQQAMETDIATLRARLRAALATRAPALARLATVDAVMEQALGARERSLLAGVPALLGAHFERQRAAAAAAQSDGGSAAESAAPHAWVAGFRKDMQSVLLAELEIRFQPVEGLLAALRTS
- a CDS encoding porin — its product is MKNTLIIAGVLGAFAASAHAQSSVTLYGALDAGIVYANNAGGHAAWNQGSGTVGDTYFGLKGSEDLGGGLHAIFTLENGFNLNNGKDTESGTMFNRQAFVGLQSDRFGTLTLGRQYDSMVDYLAPLSETGSGYGNNLAAHPFDNDNLDHSFSIKNAVKYQSVNYQGFKFGGMYGFSNDAGQFANNRAWSAGASYGNGPLNFAAAYLQMNNSRTNANANGANSASNGNNFNLSAETQRTFGAGVNYNYGPATVGFVWTHTQYQDLIAGGQGGNTFSIPTGTNLHLDNFELNGAYALTPALALNASYTFTDGKVTGSNGGGDPKWHTVSLTADYSLSKRTDVYAGAVYQHASGELGNAGANVAMINTLSPSTSQNQVAATVGLRHRF
- a CDS encoding DsbA family oxidoreductase, with the translated sequence MKQTLRIDFVSDIACPWCAIGLSSLNLALERLRDSVDAQIVVHPFELNPQMGPGGESVVEYLGKKYNRTPGQIAETQAMIRERGASVGFAFGPREHIYNTFDAHRLLHWAGIEGKQLALKLALLRAYHGEGKDTSDHAVLVAAAQSVGLDADQAREVLASGQYADEVRAEEHEYQAAGIQSVPAIIFNQQYLISGGQPVETFEQAIQQILEESAKTSAKA
- the dbpA gene encoding ATP-dependent RNA helicase DbpA, which translates into the protein MTNKATATPFSELPLAPAMLANLTRLGYVDMTPIQAASLPIAFAGHDLIAQAKTGSGKTAAFTLALLSRLDARRQDVQAMILCPTRELADQVTQEIRRLARAEENIKVLTLCGGTPMRPQAASLEHGAHIVVGTPGRIMDHLERGNLALGALNTLVLDEADRMLDMGFFDDIATVARQCPKERQTLLFSATYPEGITKLSQQFLRNPKEVKLEEQHDDSKIRQRFYEVTEDERLHAVGMLLNHYRPVSTLAFCNTKQQCRDLLDVLRAQGFHALALHGELDQRERDQVLIQFANRSCSVLVATDVAARGLDIAQLEAVINVDVTPDPEVYVHRIGRTGRADQDGWALSLASMDEMGRVGGIEQALKREVEWSPIATLKPASNEPLLPPMETLQILGGRKEKIRPGDVLGALTGEAGFSGAQIGKINVTDFSTYVAVERSIARDALRKLNAGKVKGKKVKARMMDE